In the Elizabethkingia bruuniana genome, TGCAGAGTGTCAGTTTGTGAATTGTAATTTTAGCCTTACAAAATTTGGAAGGACTAGCTTCAAGGATGTAAAGTTTAATGACTGCAAACTTATGGGACTGCATTTCGAAAACTGTAATCCTTTTGGTTTATCTTTTCGTTTTGAGGATTGTCAGATTTTACATTCTTCCTTTTATCAGCAAAATATTGCCAAAACGCTGTTCAAAAACTGCAGAATTATAGAGACTGATTTTACTGAGACCAATCTTTCCTATGTTGTTTTTGATAATAGTGATCTGTCTGGGTCTGTATTTTCAGGAAGTATATTAGAGCGGACAGATTTCCGAACAGCAAAATACTTTTCTGTTGATTTGTCAAAAAATAAAGTTAAAAAGGCAAAGTTTTCAGCACACAACCTTGTCGGCTTATTGGATAACTACGATCTGGAAATTGATTCTTGAGAAAGCTTTGCTTATCTTTGTTACAAACAGATTATTTATGGAACATCAATTTTTCAGAAAACTGGATGAAGGACAAATAGAAGATATGGTAACGATGATGCGTGAGTTTTATGCAATCGATCAATACCCTTTCAACGAAGATCTTACCAGATCTAACTTCCACCAGTTTGTACAAAATCCGGATTTGGGAAGTGCTTTTGTTATGTACAACGAAGGAAATGAGGTGATTGGATATGTAATTCTGACTTATATATTCAGTTTTGAGTTCGGAGGAAGAATAGCTTTTCTGGATGAACTTTTCCTGAACGAGAAAGCAAGAGGTAAAGGCTATGGAAAACTGGCTGTAGATTTTGTAAAAGATTTTGCCAAAGATCAGGGTTTAAAAGTAGTCATGCTGGAAATTGAAAGGCATAACAAAAATGCATTGTTACTATACCTGAATAAAGGATTCAAAGAGCATTACCGTAATCTGATGATTTATTCACCACAAAATTAATGCTTGTATATTTTATACAATAGATTGTCTAAATCCCTGTTAAAGGGATTTTTTTATGACGTATGATTTAAATTTGCAGTATGGAAAATAGCATACAAAAAGGATTATCCCGATTACAGATTCTGATTATGGCCATTACTGCTGGTGTTAGTGTCGCCAGCTTGTATTATGTACAGCCTATTCTGGATGAGGTATCCAAATCTTTACATAAATCTGAAAATGAGGTTGGACTTCTTCCGGCTTTAGCTCAGGCAGGCTATGGTCTGGGGCTTTTTTTTATTACACCTTATGGAGATAAGATGAACCGGAAAAAATTAATCCTGTTAATGCTTTTTGTACTGGTTCTGGCACTATTTGGAATGGCTCTGATCCATAATCTTTATGGGATTTATGTGATGAGTCTGATTATAGGCGCAATGGGTGCAGCTGCTCAGGTTGTAATGCCTATGGCAGCAACATTGGCAACAGAAAATAAAGGTAAAATAGTGGGAATGGTCTTCACAGGACTACTATCCGGAATTCTTCTTGCGAGAGTGGTAAGTGGTTATAGTGCCAGATTATGGGGATGGCAGTCTATCTATATGATTTCAGCTTTTGTCATAATGATCATGATGGTTTTAGTGTATTTTACCCTGCCCAATGTAGGAACGCAATTTAGCGGAACCTACGGAGAGTTACTGAAAAGTACCATTGCACAGTACAAGCGTTTCCCGAAGCTAAGAAGATTATCCATAATAGGAGCATTGGTATTTGGTGTTTTTTGCTCATTCTGGACTACAATTACATTTCACCTTACCGGAGAACCATTTTTTCTGAAAAGTGATAAAATAGGTCTATTAGGCATTGTAGCATTGGGAGGTGCTTTGGTTGCTCCGGTTGTTGGAAGAATGGCAGACAAAGGAAGTCCTGCCCGCGGAATTCTGTATAGTATTCTGGTTGTAGTAACTTCAGTAATCCTGATGATGGTATTTCCGTCGAATATATGGATGATTGTATTTTCTGTATTTATAATGGATGTTGGTGTACAGGCCATGCAGATTACCAATATTGCGACAATATATACACTGGATGAATCAGCCAATAGTCGGATTAATACGGTTTATATGACGTGTTATTTTATAGGAGGTGCTTTAGGAACCGTTTTAGGTGTAAATTGCTGGCATTATGGTGGCTGGAATTTTGTGTTGATCCAGTTTATGGTTTTACTTGTGGCAGCAGTTTGTATAGCTATTGTTAACATTAACCCAGAAAAATATAAGTTGAGATAAAAAAATATATATAACTTTGTCAGGGTCATGAAGAAAACCATTCTCATATTATTAGCATTTTTCTACTCCGCGGTATCCTCCGGTGCAGTAGTGAAAATGCATTACTGTGTAGAGGAAGTTATGACGTGTGGTATGAATCATACGCCACCGGTTTCTTCACCCGACGAATGTAAAGTTGTAAAAACTCCGGATTGTTGTAAAACAAAACTGGAACTTGTAAAAACCGATGTAGCTAAAAATGCAGAATTGCTACAGTTACAACTGGCTTCATCATTTGCATTACTGCCTGAGGTTTCTTTTATTAGTCAGAATGTATTATTTTCTGAAGAAGAGAAAGGACAGGATTATCTAAGCAATGCCCCGCCAGAGCTGCGGCAACTTCCGATTTTTATACTGAACTGTAATTTTAGATTATAGAATTTGATTAAAAACAGCTGTTTCTTAATGGAGCAGTATCCAATAATGCTATGCAGACATAGCCATTTTTTAATTCAAATTTTATAAAAATCTAAATTCAACAGACATGAAAAAATTATTTTTAAGCCTTATATTTTCGGCTGCTTCTATTACCGCTTTTGCTCAAAAGTCAAACACTCAGATTGAAAAACTTTACCATAATTATATTGCTATAAAAAATGCCTTAACTCAGGATGATACAGCAAAAGCTTCTGCTGCTGCAAAAGTATTCTTACAATCGGCATCTGCAGTTGATTTTAAAGTTTTATCAGAAGATAATGTCAATAAACTGAGAAAAGATGCAGGTGCAATTATAGAAGCCAAAAATCTTTCAACACAAAGAAATTACTTCTTCAACCTATCCGATAATATGGCTGCAATAGCCAATCATTTCAAGGTTTCCTCAACTCCTGTTTATGTGCAGTATTGTCCTATGGCAAAAGGGCAGTGGCTGAGTGATGAAAAGGAAATTAAAAATCCTTATTATGGTAACTCTATGCTTACTTGTGGTTCAGTAAAGTCTGAAATTAAAAAGTAAACAAATGAGGAAATTATTGTTGATATTGTTTGTGTCAGGCTTTAGCTTTTCACAGGCACAGCATCAGCACGAAGGAAATTCCGGGCAAAAATCCAACTTACAACAAAGTGTTACAGTACAGAAATATACCTGTCCTATGCACCCCGAAGTGGTAAGTGATAAACCCGGAAAATGCCCTAAATGCGGAATGGAGCTGGTGCCTGTAAAAGAGGAAAAGAAGATACAGGAAGATATGGATCTGAAAAGGAATCCTAAGAATGGGCTTGTGAGTTTTGAAGGTAAGATTGTACGATATGATCTCTATGTAAGTGATTCCATGGTGAATTATACCGGAAAACATGGTCATGCTTTTGCTATTAATGGTCAGCTTCCTGCTCCTACACTCTATTTTACTGAAGGAGATACTGCAGAGATACATGTGCATAACAGACTGAAAAAAGAAAATACAGCACTTCACTGGCATGGCGTAATGCTGGAAAATAAAGAAGATGGTATTCCTTTTCTTACTCAGAAGCCTATAAAACCAGGTGAAACCTACGTTTACAAGTTTAAAATTTCACAAAACGGAACTTATTGGTATCATTCACATCAAGGATTACAGGAACAAATGGGAATGTATGGTATGCTGGTTTTCCTGAAAAGAGGCGAAACCGAAGCAGATCGAAAAGTTCAGGCAGATATTCCTGTCATGCTAAGCGAATGGACAGACGAACATCCGCATCAGGTAATGCGCAGGCTGCAGATGGGGGTAGCTGACTGGTATGCTATAAAAAAGAAATCAGTGCAGAGTTACTCAGAGGCTATTGTTTCCGGAAATTTCTTTACCAAGCTGAAAAATGAATGGAAGCGAATGGAGGCTATGGATATCAGCGATGTTTATTATGATAAATTTTTACTGAACGGACAGCCCTCGGCTTCTTATAAAAATCTGAAGGCGGGTGATAAGGTAAGACTAAGAATAGCGAACGGTGGGGCTTCTTCTTATTTCTGGCTGACATATGGAGGCGGAAAAATGACGGTGGTAGGAAATGATGGTAACGATGTGGAACCCGTAGAGGTTGATAAACTGATTATCGGAATTTCTGAAACTTACGATGTAGAGGTAACAATTCCGGAAAATAAAAGTTTTGAATTTCGGGCAACATCTGAAGACAGAACCGGACATTCATCATTATGGCTGGGTGAAGGAGAAAAAGTTGAAGCTCCGGAGCTAAAAAGACTGATGCTTTTTGAAGGTATGAAAAGCATGAACAACATGATGAAGATGAATGGGGATATGAAGCCGATGAACATGAAAATGGGATTACAAAAAATGGATGCTAATTCCGTTATGTATCCAGAAGTACCTGAAGAAGATAGAAAAGCTACAATGCAGCATCTGAAAGATATGATGAATCCTCCAAAAAAGGTTAAACCTAAAAAAGAAGATCATTCAGGTCATGATATGCCGCTGAAACTTTCAGATTCCAAAGCAGATGAACATGCCGGACATGATATGGGGACTAAAAATGAAGATGCTCCGTTACAGCTTTCAGATTCTAAAGCAGACGAACATGCTGGTCATAATATGGGCGATATGCCAAAAGAAAAGCCTGTTATCCTGAATTATGATATGCTGGCATCTACGGAAATGACATCATTACCTGCAGATGCTCCGGTAAAAGAGCTGAAATTTACACTGGAGGGGAACATGCGCAGGTATGTATGGTCGCTGGATAATAAAACAGTTGTAGAAACTGATAAAATTAAAATAAAACGCGGTGAGATTGTTCGTATTACTCTATATAACAACTCCATGATGCGCCATCCGATGCACCTTCACGGACATGATTTCAGGGTGATCAACAGCAAAGGAGCTTATTCTCCGTTGAAAAATGTACTGGATCTTATGCCTATGGAAACTGTAACGATAGAATTTCCAGCCAATCAGGACGGAGACTGGTTTTTCCACTGCCATATATTGTATCACATGATGGCCGGGATGGGAAGGATTTTCAATTATGAAGACTCAAAGCCTAATCCCAATCTGACTAATCCTAAGAAAGACTGGAAAGACTTTTTGAAAGATAATCATATGTGGGCTCATACAGCTACTGTAGCATTAGAGTCCAGAAGCACACATGCTGCACTTAGAGTAGGTGATGCACGTTATGAGCTGCAAGGAGAGCTGCATACAGGTTATACGAAAACAGATGGTATGGAAGCTGAAGTAAGATTTGGACGTTATTTAGGTAAGTTTCAGTGGTTATATCCGTATGTTGGATTCCAGACCAGAAGCAGAGACAGAGAATCAGGAGATGCGAGAAGAACCATGTTCGATCAATTGGCAAAACACAATAATCGGCATGTTTTCATGGCTGGTTTCCAATATATCCTGCCGTGGCTGGTAACAGCAGATGCCAGTGTGGATCAGAATGGTAAGGTTAGATTAGTACTACAACGTGAAGATATTCCAATAACGCCGAGAATAAGAGGTAACTTTATGGTAAATACTGACAGTGAATACCGATTGGGACTTAGTTATATTCTTCAGAAATGGCTGCAGGTATCTTCACATTATGATAGTGATATGGGATGGAGTGCAGGTTTAACTTTTGTTTACTAACTATAATTCATCAGGGTTTAAAATAACTGAGAATAAAATATAAATAACCGGTAACTGTTTGATATTTCAAAATAGTTATCGGTTTTTCTGTAATAATTATTTATCTTCGGGAAAAATTATTGTTTATGAAGAAAATTGTATTGACTGTAGGGTCGGCACTTGTTCTTTTTTCATGTGCTGTTCAGAACCCTCAGAAAGTATATGAAAGTTCCCTGAAAAGTATTTCGGCTGAGAACCTGAAACGAGACTTGTATATTATTGCAAGTGATGAAATGCAGGGAAGAGACACTGGATCTCCGGGGCAGAAGAAAGCCGGTGAATACATGATAAACCAATACAAAAAGAACGGGATAGGACATCCGCCTACCATGAGCTCTTATTATCAGAAAGTTCCTTCAGAATACATGAGCAAAAGAAAGAAGATCAACGATTCTGAAAATATTCTTGCTTACATTGAAGGATCAGAAAAACCAAACGAAATTATTGTGGTTTCTGCACACTATGACCATGTAGGAATGAATAATGGCCAGATTTATAACGGGGCTGATGATGACGGATCCGGAACTGTAGGTGTTATGGCAATTGCCGAAGCATTTCACAAGGCTAAAAAAGCAGGACACGGACCAAAGCGTTCTATTTTATTCCTTCATGTAACCGGAGAAGAAAAAGGGCTTTTTGGATCAAGTTATTATTCAGATAATCCAATTTTCCCATTGGCAAATACTGTGGCAGATCTGAATATCGATATGATAGGAAGAGTGGACCCGTTACATAAAGATAATCCGAACTTTGTATATGTAGTAGGTTCAGAAATGTTAAGTTCTCAGTTGAAAGAAGCTGTAGAGAAAGCTAATAAAGCAACGCACAACTTATATCTGGATTATAAATACGATGATCCGAAAGATCCGGACAGAATCTATTATCGTTCAGACCACTATAACTTTGCAAAACACAATATTCCGATTGCCTTCTTCTTCGATGGTATTCACGAAGATTATCACAAGCCTACTGATACGCCGGATAAAATAGATTATCCGTTGTTGATGAAAAGAACTCAGTTAGTATTCGCTATAGCATGGGATCTGGCAAACAGACCAGAC is a window encoding:
- a CDS encoding M28 family metallopeptidase — translated: MKKIVLTVGSALVLFSCAVQNPQKVYESSLKSISAENLKRDLYIIASDEMQGRDTGSPGQKKAGEYMINQYKKNGIGHPPTMSSYYQKVPSEYMSKRKKINDSENILAYIEGSEKPNEIIVVSAHYDHVGMNNGQIYNGADDDGSGTVGVMAIAEAFHKAKKAGHGPKRSILFLHVTGEEKGLFGSSYYSDNPIFPLANTVADLNIDMIGRVDPLHKDNPNFVYVVGSEMLSSQLKEAVEKANKATHNLYLDYKYDDPKDPDRIYYRSDHYNFAKHNIPIAFFFDGIHEDYHKPTDTPDKIDYPLLMKRTQLVFAIAWDLANRPDRIVVDKK
- a CDS encoding DUF3347 domain-containing protein, whose translation is MKKLFLSLIFSAASITAFAQKSNTQIEKLYHNYIAIKNALTQDDTAKASAAAKVFLQSASAVDFKVLSEDNVNKLRKDAGAIIEAKNLSTQRNYFFNLSDNMAAIANHFKVSSTPVYVQYCPMAKGQWLSDEKEIKNPYYGNSMLTCGSVKSEIKK
- a CDS encoding GNAT family N-acetyltransferase → MEHQFFRKLDEGQIEDMVTMMREFYAIDQYPFNEDLTRSNFHQFVQNPDLGSAFVMYNEGNEVIGYVILTYIFSFEFGGRIAFLDELFLNEKARGKGYGKLAVDFVKDFAKDQGLKVVMLEIERHNKNALLLYLNKGFKEHYRNLMIYSPQN
- a CDS encoding MFS transporter, producing MENSIQKGLSRLQILIMAITAGVSVASLYYVQPILDEVSKSLHKSENEVGLLPALAQAGYGLGLFFITPYGDKMNRKKLILLMLFVLVLALFGMALIHNLYGIYVMSLIIGAMGAAAQVVMPMAATLATENKGKIVGMVFTGLLSGILLARVVSGYSARLWGWQSIYMISAFVIMIMMVLVYFTLPNVGTQFSGTYGELLKSTIAQYKRFPKLRRLSIIGALVFGVFCSFWTTITFHLTGEPFFLKSDKIGLLGIVALGGALVAPVVGRMADKGSPARGILYSILVVVTSVILMMVFPSNIWMIVFSVFIMDVGVQAMQITNIATIYTLDESANSRINTVYMTCYFIGGALGTVLGVNCWHYGGWNFVLIQFMVLLVAAVCIAIVNINPEKYKLR
- a CDS encoding pentapeptide repeat-containing protein — translated: MSVYELDKTFEKINFKETPLPKGDYEFCTFSNCDFSETDLFSVSLAECQFVNCNFSLTKFGRTSFKDVKFNDCKLMGLHFENCNPFGLSFRFEDCQILHSSFYQQNIAKTLFKNCRIIETDFTETNLSYVVFDNSDLSGSVFSGSILERTDFRTAKYFSVDLSKNKVKKAKFSAHNLVGLLDNYDLEIDS
- a CDS encoding HYC_CC_PP family protein, whose translation is MKKTILILLAFFYSAVSSGAVVKMHYCVEEVMTCGMNHTPPVSSPDECKVVKTPDCCKTKLELVKTDVAKNAELLQLQLASSFALLPEVSFISQNVLFSEEEKGQDYLSNAPPELRQLPIFILNCNFRL
- a CDS encoding multicopper oxidase domain-containing protein translates to MRKLLLILFVSGFSFSQAQHQHEGNSGQKSNLQQSVTVQKYTCPMHPEVVSDKPGKCPKCGMELVPVKEEKKIQEDMDLKRNPKNGLVSFEGKIVRYDLYVSDSMVNYTGKHGHAFAINGQLPAPTLYFTEGDTAEIHVHNRLKKENTALHWHGVMLENKEDGIPFLTQKPIKPGETYVYKFKISQNGTYWYHSHQGLQEQMGMYGMLVFLKRGETEADRKVQADIPVMLSEWTDEHPHQVMRRLQMGVADWYAIKKKSVQSYSEAIVSGNFFTKLKNEWKRMEAMDISDVYYDKFLLNGQPSASYKNLKAGDKVRLRIANGGASSYFWLTYGGGKMTVVGNDGNDVEPVEVDKLIIGISETYDVEVTIPENKSFEFRATSEDRTGHSSLWLGEGEKVEAPELKRLMLFEGMKSMNNMMKMNGDMKPMNMKMGLQKMDANSVMYPEVPEEDRKATMQHLKDMMNPPKKVKPKKEDHSGHDMPLKLSDSKADEHAGHDMGTKNEDAPLQLSDSKADEHAGHNMGDMPKEKPVILNYDMLASTEMTSLPADAPVKELKFTLEGNMRRYVWSLDNKTVVETDKIKIKRGEIVRITLYNNSMMRHPMHLHGHDFRVINSKGAYSPLKNVLDLMPMETVTIEFPANQDGDWFFHCHILYHMMAGMGRIFNYEDSKPNPNLTNPKKDWKDFLKDNHMWAHTATVALESRSTHAALRVGDARYELQGELHTGYTKTDGMEAEVRFGRYLGKFQWLYPYVGFQTRSRDRESGDARRTMFDQLAKHNNRHVFMAGFQYILPWLVTADASVDQNGKVRLVLQREDIPITPRIRGNFMVNTDSEYRLGLSYILQKWLQVSSHYDSDMGWSAGLTFVY